The Nomia melanderi isolate GNS246 chromosome 6, iyNomMela1, whole genome shotgun sequence genomic sequence tatattaatatattctttgttatataattatatggaattatatataatttataccaattttattattatatgccatataattgcatattattatatgaCATTCTCATATTCTCTCGTAAAAAAATCGATAtagtctttaaccctttgcactccgaaccatTCTGGACGTTGGCTACCAGCTACTCAGCGCGCCTTTGCGGCAGAAACGTACATTTACGGACCCGCATATTATTTAGTGTAGTTTTGGAACCAAGTAacgtattataatgatattggaCTTATATGAATTGGTTGACATCAAGGAATGTATATTTGCAAaaacatcaatattttattttttataattttgtacagtgtgATAGACCGTTCTTCCGTATCACTTTCATCGCTATCGCTATCTATGCGATCTCTTGGTCGCCTTGTTGGTTGGACGATATCACTATCACTGCTATCGTTTTCTTCTACATTTAGTCTTTCTAACATATCTGCATAAACGTATATCTGGAGCTCATCTTCACTACTACTTGTGTCATGAGATTCATTCGTGTTTGAACGTTTTGCCattgttctaataaaaaaaaaatgaataaatacatggGTGGAAAGCTTCTAATTGTTATTACTAActcacaaaataatatttaccaaaAGAACTTGTATCAAAAGAACTTATTTACAAAGAGAAGAATCACTTTTCCGATTTTCTCACTCGTTAGATATATCTACACCGCTCGACGCTTCAAACCAGACTGAGCTCagctttgaaaatcttttcctccagtttataaatataaataaacagatttaaaatataaatattctacaaactcTCCTTATCGCCCTTTTCAAGTGACGCCGAGAAGTGCTCGGACCGTCGTGAACACGCTTCTCACGTTCTCTTCTGACACAAAACCGgctgacatttttttttatatatctcagtaattttactatattttgatttgatttcttATGCCATTTCAAGAGAAAACTTCAGGGAAACATGCATGTCTCAAAAAGTTGCGCTGAAATAACTTAATTCCCCGTAAtcactaataaactttaatgtccCCTGAGAGGGGACATCTGAGTGGTATGCTAGAATTACGATGTCCCCTAAGAGGGGacagcggagtgcaaagggttaattttggcCGGTCAGATCGGGTAAATACTCCGTTGCGCGTCGATACGCCAGAATCGGATGTCGGCGATGCACGGAGAAAAGTATTATACACGGTGGGCCGCGGGCAAATAAGCAGATTCGCGTTGGCCGTGTAAATCTCGCGGTTTCGCGGAAACGGGAGCGCGAGGGTCAAAAGGAAGAGCACATCCCGGCGGAGATCGAAGCGCGCAACGGCCCGGCTGGTTTACGTTACACTGATGGGCGCTGTTCGGTTTCGCAAGTGGTTCGAATCCGTGTCGCGTTTTTACGCTAATTCCGATGGGATCGCCGCCGACACATTTCGTGCGAGGCACGCGTGTGTGCACGATGATCGAATATCTTTGTGTCCGTAACGTCCTTCTCGCCGCGGTGTTAAACCGTCGTAACGTTACTATGCCGAACATCGTATATTTACGCGAATTGTCTCGTCGAGAAATGTTGCCGATTATCCGTTGATTGATAGGAAAACTCACAGTACAGCGTTTCAAATGATTCGCGCATAAGTTATTGTGTATTAAGAGAATAGGTATCTTTCTGTGTGGGATATTCGGTATATTAAACGAGTCGCTCAAAAGCCAacgcggttaagtcgattttctgatatttcctgatttttctaaattttaatggaattagtAGTAtcctttttagttattaaaggatttactcggcTCTTCGTTTCTTCTAGGTCGGaagcccttctttttatagcttctgaatatgttgtataataaccTTAGAAGgcaaaatattgattttctcaatttttgtcttctGAACTTAATCGCATTGGCATATGAGCATCTCATATAATGATATCACTTTTTCAAATGATCGATTGTAGAATCGTGTGTTAATATTGAGTGTGTGAGGAATGTGTTAATATCGAATAAGAACGCTTTTGCAAAcccagtaattgtaaaattgtaattataaagcGAGAAGTCGAAAACCAGTTTTCATTTTGATCGGCACGTTAGGGCTGTAAAATAACGTAAATCGCTGTAGAATTAACAAAAACCTATGAATTACAATCAACATTATAAACTTCCATTATCTCTTCTCTTTCCTaagaattttctaatattacgAACGATTTTCTATTTTCGAATGCCGTGAACGGGGGTTGAACGCTACAGCGTCTTCGCCCTCAGCCGTAACAAGATCAACTGACCGCGTTACCGTTACTCAGGATTGCCCATTTACTCGTCGCTGTCGCGGTTCAATTATTTCAGTCGCGGTTCGTCCGTTGCCTGTCCGTTCCGTGACACCCCTCGTCCTGGCATTCCGAGTTTGACGTACGGCCGAGGGCGGGGACACTTGAACGCGACGCATTCGTTACCGAGCCGAATGAACCGCGTCGCTAAAGTTTCAACGTATTTTATGctcgaaatatttttagtgcCCGGTTACTTTTAGCCGGAGATGCGAAAAAACAGATGTAATCGAAGCCCTCCCGGCTTATTACTTCTCCCGGAgcgctctctttctctgttcgtCGCCATTCCTTCTACGCGCGCGACGATTCCGGGCGGCTGGCCATCGGTCGACACCGCGCGAACGCGAAATCCGAGGCATCGAACGGGAACACCGGAGTTTCCGGTTTGTCTATTTGGTCGAACTCGACAGGGAATCTTTAGAATCGCGGGCTCCAGGCAAGTGTTTATACGCCGATCGTACGAGAGCGATCTGCGCACTCCTGACCGACCTAAATACAGTATCGCGGCGCGATCCGCGAGCGGAGCCCTGTTTATCAGCTCGCATCTTATTCGCGGTGCCACGCACCGACGCTCGGCGTTTATTATCGTTGAGTTAAAGACGAAGCATAGGAACGACGTGACCCTAAATCTTGATACACCGCTTGATACATTCGGAATGGATGGAGAATGTAGTTTTTAAGAGTAAATACTGCAGTTAGGAACtatatatacaaactataataGTTTGCTTTGAGACTTATAGTGTGGgtttagaaattataatattacgttGGGAGTTGGAATATTGCTTTGGGAACTATAGTATGGTTTTGGGGCTTAGAGTATTGCCTTGAGAACAGCAACATTGCTTTCGGATCTACAGTATTGCTGTGAGAACTATAATATCTCTTTGAGAAGTTAGAGTATCGTGTTGGGAATTAAGTGTTGCTTTGAGATCTATAGTATTGCTCTGAGATCTGCAATATTGCTTTGCGATCCGCAGTAGTACTATAAGATCCACAATATTGCTTTGAGAAGTACAGTATATCCTCTCAAGAAGTATAGTATTACTTTCAGATCTACATCGTTGCGTTGAGAGCTGCAACATCATCTTGGGAACTAGAGTATTGTCTTGGAAACTATATATCACCTTAGGAACTACAGTATGTTGCTTATACACTGTGCAAACTTCAAGAACCACAATATCGCTATGGCAACCGCCGTGTCGTTTTAAAAACTAggatatttctttgaaaattcgcTATTAAGAACCACAATCAAAAATTAGGATTCGTTCACTTCGGACCCATAATCCTGATCCATTCGAAACGTATTAATGATCCTACAAAAACCAACCTAGGCGAATGAAAAGAGACTATACGTATATGAAAGAAGAACAAAGATAGAGAAACGAGAAATTATAAAGACCGGCTATTTAGGCGCGGATCACACTTATTTGTTCGTTTATCAGATTTTGTTCAACCGAGTGGACCCGAGTGGGCGAATGGCTCGAGTATATGGAACAGCCGATCTAAACTTAGTCGTCGGTCCGCTCTGGAAATAGATGTTATGAGTGCGAGGACAGGACAAGATACCGGCCCCTATTATGCGTACAACCGCGTATCATCGAACTGCCACCTCCTGCTCCACCCTACACCAGGATTTCTCCCCTATGAACAGCTGTTTTATTCTTAATAGACGATACGAGTTCTAATGTACAACGTTCACCATCGGTGGTCGCCTAATACCGAGGAAAGGTAAGTCTCTGGTGCCTTTTATGTAGCGGAAAGCTGAATGGCTCTAGTCAAGGGAAAATATATTTGCGCGCGAGGAATCTCTTTGATACCTAACCAACGTACAACGTAATACGTCGTAACTTATAACCCTGTACCGATTTCAGACTTTTACGGCTCGATATCCATATAATTCTCGCTATACCAACTTCCGTATGCAAAGTGCACGTATACTTTGGAAACAAATGTAACCGAGGTGTCCGTTTCGTCGAACCCCCATCGTCCACGCTGGAATAAAAAGAATGGCACCCGTTTCTTGTTTTGCCCTTTACATTTATACGATACATTTCCTTCTGTATCTCAATGGTTAAACGTAATGAAACCGTATTATTAGCATTCGTATGGTGCAGCTTTGGTTTCCATTTCTAACATTGACCCGTGAAGACGCGCGGCAGCTGCGCATGGCGCTTGAAACGTCTTGCGTCGATCGGTCGTAAAACGCGCGAGCCTCCTACTTACGAAAGTTCGACGCTAGTGCCACGCGAGTATCGAAATTGTCGTCGAGGATTTTTGTCGCGTGCGTCGACGTCGGTCTATTTACCGAGCTGACGTCTATTTCGGGAGAAATTGCATCTTCGAATAACAACGTCGTCAACAATGTTGCCCGCGCGCTCGAACAGGGACAACGACACGCGCACGCAACCGGGACCATTTCGGGAATGTCGGAATTATATTCCGGATCGTCCCGTTCCGGCCGGCCGGGCTTCTTTGTTCGTGTCATCGCGTAAAAAAAGCGGCCACCGGGGAATATTTTTACGAGAAATGTCGTGAACGGTTCCCCGGGGCCGTGCGTAAAACCTTATCGAAAATAAATACCGGTTGCAGAGACGGGGATAGAAAAAACACGAGATTTTAGCGAGCAGCCTCGAAGACGGACCAGGGAGTCCGGGATTTCTGATAGATCGCGGGATCGTTTCGGCTGCAACTTTTCAAACGACGGGGATAAATAAACTTTCCCGGCAAACGGGTTTCTTTCTGGGCACGCCGGCtcgaggatcgatcgatcgacaatATCGAGGAGCGGCAAGAAATGATAAACCTGACGATCAAGACCCGAGGATTCTGCATTTCTCGTCCACGTCTATTCTTGGCCCACCGCGACTCCCACGCGGTTACTCAATATCCTCAGACACGTATTATTCACCGACAGTGTACAATCTGACAATTCTATAACAGGGCTACAGGGCGTTTCAAAATAGGCGGCGTGGATTTATAGGAGACGTTTTCGAGTGAAAATGCTTAGAGATTTTTAGCGGACAGCTGGCGcatgaaataattcaatgtatACTTTTTGTTTGTCACTGTTTATTGTTGAAGGAATTATCTACCGTCGAGTTTTACCGTGTATTTTAAGACGCGCTATAGAAGGTGGTAGACGTAATCTCGTTTCGAAACAAAGGCTTTCGTGAAATTCTAGAGTAAATATATCGACCTGTTATTGCAACAATAAGCATAaattgcggatgtttatgcgggTGCGGCATGCTTAACTGTAGGAAGCGGAGGAAAATGTGTCTCGCAAGAAAATGTCTGGTATCATGTGATTTGTAACAGTTTGTTCCTTCTAAACGTTTTATTATTGCATCGAGTAATATTTCGGTGTGATGttcatatgaaattttatacggTCGATCTGCGTTTATCAAACGTATCGCGGAAACTTATAGATCTttagttttgtttctttcccAGCAAATCAGTAATATACCATGATTACTCCGTTTTCTTTGTATATCGCGAACTTGGCGTTTCTCTGTTAGAAGAATCTCGTCTTGTATCAAGAAAGGATGTTCACGGATTTCCTGAACTaaaggaatatttcaaaatttaactaCATCGTTTCCATCGTAACGCATCTGTCTGTATTCTCAGGAATAAAAGGTGAACGCTCGCGTCGAAGTAAACAAGCGAATTTCATTTAACTGCTTCTTACATTCTAAAATCACAACCTCAAAAAATACCAAGGAATCCAAACGATCAACAGACCGGAGTAACACCTGTTAAGGAGAGAAAAATTCGagagaattgaaaaaaaaacgggAATCGGACATCATTCTTGAATCCTTGCACAGTTACCTGTACAAAACCGAACATCTCTCCCATGACCCCGCTATCCACGGCTTTCCACGCGAACGAGTCGCAGAAAGAAGTCGGCAGCTCGAACAAAATTCTGTTAGCTGGCGTATCGCGAGATTGGGAATCTGACTCGATATCGAGAGTGGAGATGAGACGATCGGCACGATTCCAAAAAGCAGGCAATCCCCGATAATCTCGAAATAACGGGAACCTCACCCGTTctcgcgcgcgtcgcgtcgtcacGACGACGCGCCTCGCCGCGTTTCCCTCTCGCCGTTTCATCCTGGTCGCACCAACAACGTCCGCATCGTTCCCTGTCATTCTCACCCGTGACTGGTGCTCGACCATCGATATTTTTGGTCGTGGCGCGACGAGGACGCCTATATCCCCGTTCCCGCGTGAAAGAGCGAGACAATCGACGAACCAATTGGTCAGAGAAGGACGCCGTCAGAAAAGCTCTAGCCGAGGGAGCGaggatagagaaagagaaagacaagAGAGGGAGGGAACGACGAAGATAGCGAGCATCATCGTGAAAACGGTTAGCGCCGTCGGCGTAACCTGAGAGCTTCTCGGACCCCGCGACCATATATGTCCGcctcgcgctctctctctcactcgcgCCGCTCTCAACCCCGTCTCGCCCTCTCGCTCCCACCCAGCAACGAAAGCTCACTTCACGCATTCAACcggtttcttttttatttttcattggccGTACCCGAGACCCACCTCGACGCTGTTAATTTCCCGATAATTTACTACGGCCGTCCCTCCGCCACACCGCGCAACCGACGGACGCGACCGTTTCGCCCTGCCACCGTTTACGAACCTTACCCGTCACAGCAGTGTCGAGGACTGTCTCCGTTATTAATCGCCTTCTGGTTTCCACGAGCCACGCTACAGAGAGGTTTCTGCACGGACTGTACGGTGCTTTTAGGGTACACGACGATTAAGAATGACGAGATTGAAAATGATGATGCGATAGCGAGAAATGGAATTTTGTTGTATGACATTCCATTTTGGGTGAAACCGAACATGAAGCTTGAGAAGAGTTGGTTGATTCGTTTGAGTATTTGTAATTGGGTTTATTTATTGTGGTTTCTGAGTGTATCAGAGAACTTGTAGAAGCTTACTCGTTAAAAAGGAAAACTTGTTAGAGTACTTTGGACTTAGCTTTCGAATGAAAGAGCATCTTCATTTGGATTGTACTGCAATTGTTGAGACACTCTGTATATTACGGTGCAATTTAATTCTTTGTGAAATGTATAAAGTCtaaaagaattgttttttaaGATGACGCATGAATGATTCcgttttcatatatttattttagaatatacGCGTATTTATATAGAATCTTTTGGACGTTGCAGGgataataagaaatgaaattcttattttccTTAGCTCCTGTTACGATCTTGATCTATCTTACGTTGTTACTTTATTTGCAGAGGGATAACATTTTAAATGATTTGCAAAAAGTATTGTTATGTATACGAAATCTCGATCGATAAAATAACACGCGTTAGTCACTACCCGTGGCACCACTTACTTGATAGTTACACCCTCGATAAGGTTGTTTTCTACTGATCCGACGTTACGTTGGTATTTTTATTGTGTTAGTgtgattcttttttaattggatATTTACACGTTGGGGTGCATACTTTGgctttaattttgtataacggAAGTTGAAGAAGAAATTGTCACCGAGGTTTACTAGGTATCTTAATACCTACTAAGATATGTAGGTACCTACAGTACCTTAAGTATGTGACATTTCGTTCGCGAGGGCGTTAGATGCCACTGCACGTTCCGCCATCTAGAATTTAAATATCGAATCGGTGAATTAGACTTCTCCATCGTTTTGCCAATTTTCGCTTGTGCCTGGCAGTGAAATTTGTTTGGACAGGCTGCGACCATTATTTTCGAACGTCTACGGATAAATACGTTTGTTTAATGATTTCACATGGAAACGTCATCAAATATCCTCCTCGCATTTCAGAGACTGTGAGGCGAACAAATCTGGAATTGTTCATTTGGAGCTGTCTGATGGTACTTGTGTCAAGTATGTTCTATTTATTTCACGCGAAAGAGCAGAAACTCGAGAATCTATAAATAGCGTAATATTTATTGACAATTTCAGATCACCCTGTATAAGAGCGGCATTTGTCGGTGTGGGTGGATAGGTGTGTACGCGTGTCGCATACTTTCAAGGTCAAATGCATTTCTAGCAACCGTCGGTTGCCGATGTGCATATCATGAGGGGGGACAATTAGCTGCGAATGGTTTTCTTGAATTTACCAAACTGATCACGCTACCGTGGTCGCGTGAACTGTCCGCTGGTGGGCAGGCACGGTACTGCGTAAATAAGAACGGTGTACTCCTCGTCTCGTTGACATGTGACCGGTTTAAAGTTTCACGGTGACTTCTGTgcgcaacaataataattcgcTTCCCGCCCTCCTACTCGACCGCAGTTTCGAGGCTGCCGTGGTCTAGGTTATGTTGTGTTTATATCATAGTCTGTGCAAACAGATTCTTAGTCTTACTCGATACGTCGCGGATAGCCTTCCGCGGAGTGGCTTCGGTACGGGCGCTGTAATACGAAATATGAGAAAACGTACGAACGGATCGTGCGTCGCAAGCCAATTAAAGTACCATTTAACAACGCTCCGCCACCATATTTCGTTGCTCTAATTTAATATACGGGCCAAGGTTTGCACTTTTTCGGTAACTGCATTCAATATAGGTGCATAGATGAAACGCATAGATGATACATGTATTCGCATATACACAGTGTACACGCAATCGTGCATCTGCATATTTCTGAATTTAATTGCTTTCGATATTTCGTAATCTCGAGAATTGGATTGCTTTGCTGTCAGCATTGATTATTTGTAGCTGTTGATGTTGATAATTGTATTCATTATGTAGTATGTAAATTCTCTATGGTCttggttttaattttattatttatgcaatGATGTTAAGTATATTGTCTTATTGCTGTGAAGTAATATACTGTTGAATTCATTGCTTTTTACTGTTAGATGTATCCATATGACCATTAGACATTAATTATCAtgagaattaaatgaaatattggttTACAGATATATTAAGGCAGGGTGATGAACGTAGGGCTATCCCCGTATGATGGTTTGGAGAAAGAGTCAACTTCTAATAGCACGTTGGAAAATGGAAGTGGCGCTACAAAGAAATTGGCTAGAGGTATATCTAGAGCAACCGAAAATGCAGCCATTGTTTCTTATGCTCGATCACAGATAGGATCATTAGATACTCCAGAATTTACATTCTCTCTTCCTGATCTAACTGTTTATCCAGGTACTTTGCATGGACTGTATCACATGAATTGTGATTACACCATCTCTTTCTATGttgttgatttaataaaaaattctatctAGATTCATTTCGTCAATTTTTGGAGAAAGATCTGATCGAGGGAGGATGTTTGACTTCTTTGGAAGCTGCCGGTCGTTTGAATTGGTGGTGCGGTGGTAAAAATGGAAGTAACAGAGTCCTTTGGCCTTTAGCAACATCTGGAGATGGCAATTGTCTTCTTCATGCAGCATCTCTAGGCATGTGGGGTTTTCATGACAGGCTTCTTACATTGAGGGAAGCATTGCATAATACTTTAGCCAAAGGAGAGTATAGACATGCTTTGTTTAGAAGATGGAAATGGAGGCAAATGGATTTAAATGCTGCTGCAGGATTATCTTATACAGAGGCAGAATGGTTGACAGAATGGCAAACCATTGTAGATATGGCTTCTCCTCTTTTCAGAAACCAAACAGCAACTTCATATCAAAGTCTAGAAGAAGTATGAAACATTTCTTGTTCTCTTATAGTATGTTCTAGCTTCTTGAAACACTAACAGTTGTGCAACTTTTTTAGGTACACGTGTTAGCTTTGGCTCATGCTTTAAAGAGACCTATTATAGTTATAGCAGAGACTATGTTGAAGGATGCAGAAGGTGTAGCTTTAGCCCCAATTCCGTTTGGGGGTGTCTACCTCCCGTTAGAAGTACCTCCATCTCGTTGTCATAGAACTCCATTGCTTTTAGCATATCATTCTGCTCACTTCTCTCCCCTTGTTATTGTCGACGGTTCGAGTGATTTTGACGACCGTTGCAGCGAAGGCGTTAGCATACCTTTAGTAGACCCAGACACAGGTCAATTATTACCCGTTTTATTTGCGGTAGATCCGGGACCTGACTGGGATTGGCATGAAGGGTCTCGTGACTTAACATGCCGACAAGATACGGTAATTAGTTCTACTATTTACTGGAAGCATAATTGCACCTTTTGGTTACGAATATGCATTTACACAAAACTTATATTTAGATGGAAATCTTATTACGAGAGTACTTAGACTGTGAATACCAAAATTTTACTtcagaagaaattgaaagattaaCCGATACTGATGGTTCATTATCTAAAACAGCAAAACAATTGCTGGGTGTTGCTAAACAGTTTGGATCTATCGGTAAATCGGTTAGTAAAAAACTATGGCCTACAACAAAGAGACCAAAGAGCCCGCCAGCAACGGTGGCTGGACTTCCGACCGAAGGTTTGTTATGTATAAGGATTAGAAGTAGACGTCATCAGTACGTGGATCAAATGCTTCAGAATTATCTTCAATGTGCTCATGCAAGGTTTCACATTAACTTTTTCTACAGTGATACTAaaacaaatatgtatgtatatataatttcgtAACGAATATAATACGTTATAGATACCTGCAGGATCATAAAGTTGACGAGACTGGTAGTGAAATGAATTACGGCGCTGGTAAATCAAAATTTTACACTGCCAGCGATCGAGGAAGTCACGCGAGCGTTAACAAACTGTTGCCTACTAATCCAAATAAGGATCGTACACTTTATCTTTCGAGGTATGCAAAACTACATAATGAACTTCTTTTGGCTATCATCAATGAATTCTCTAATGAATGTCGTTCACAGGTCTACCTTTTACAAAGACCAAACGTCATCCGAGAAACCGGGGCCACAACGATGGAACAGTAACAGTTTAGGGGTATGTGTTAAATGAAGGTCTCGCTTAAGTATGAGGTTGAATAATTCACGGTTAATTTCAGGCTATTGTCAAAGAATGTCGTAACGGACAATGTCAATTCTTCGGTTCGGCGGAGAATGATTACTATTGTTCACAGTGTTGGGCTAATCGGCGTTACCGTTGAGGAATTTGACTCAGCGACACATGACAATAATAACTCTTTAATATTATCCGTATGAAATCGTCTATAATCAGATTTAGACCTAACACTAGCCATCTTAAACTGAAGATGAAGAAAACTTGTTCGTCTTGTCAAATATTCTTCTTCCCCTGCTGTACTGATTcaactgtttttttttatcatCTATGTATGTTGTTTTTAATCATTGGTATCGATCACTTTAAAAAGCATATCAAATGTACAGGGTTtaactcactcactcactctcactctcactctcactctcactcttactctcactctcactctcactctcactctcactctcactctctctctctctctctctctctctctctctctctctctctctctctctctctctctctctctctctctctctccccctctctctccctctctctccccctctccctTTCTTCGACtaatatacacatacacacactaAATGCCTTTCATGTGTAGCTTATACATTAGATCAGTTTCAagagataaaactatattttgaAATAACGATGAGTCAGTATTTTCACaagagataaataatttatgacaATTTTGTGTATGTGCCTTTTGTCGCGCAggattaatacgattaatgatAAAAAGGTACCACTCATGATCACGATGATAATACTCGATCTTCAATGCTGCGATGGATAATCTGTTTTCCCTCGCAACTACCTCCACCGCTTTTAATATAATGCTTTGTATGAATTGATCGCGCTTTGCTTGATCATTTGCTTTGTGAAATGGGATTATTTAGAAAAGCGCGATCTTGAAGTGTTAAAgtgatatttaaattgtttagtATGTATAATCTTGATGCCTGTTGGCAAAATTATTGTTCATGTAAAGCTgtgtgaaaaataaaacatatttttctattacgtTCGCCTTCCGattgtttctttgattttttatttacatgtgcaccttacttttaatttcaactcttaaaaataacaaagttgTAAGTAAAAAATGAGTGTAGCAACAAAATAGGAAATTATCAATGCCACAAACTTAGCATATAGTAGTATACGAGTAATATTGTATTGAAGTATTACAGTATTATACGAAGATTACCTGTGCGACACAAATTGAGCAGCTAGCCGAACTTTACTGCAGTTTTTATGCCATCTAGCGGTAAAAATCTACAACAAACCGTTGCTGATGAAACACGTGTTATCATCATGAAGTATAAGACTTATTTAACAGGAACAGTGTTTACTTCAAAAGTGAGTTGGATGTTATTATCCTTCAACTTACTCGTATACGTTTAATTTTTCTGATGGGTCACGTAACTTGACAAGAAAGTGAAGCTTCACGAAGTAGTGTGCATCGAAATGATCGAGTTGTGTACGAAAAAACGAATGTTAATTGCCATCACACTATTAGGAGGGTTAGTTTATCAATTCTTATAGCTCTTTTTAACAGCTTCTCGCACGAAATGATTAACGATATTAAAACCCTGTAAAGTGCTAATAGAATATTACACTTATACTTTT encodes the following:
- the LOC116426705 gene encoding OTU domain-containing protein 7B; the protein is MNVGLSPYDGLEKESTSNSTLENGSGATKKLARGISRATENAAIVSYARSQIGSLDTPEFTFSLPDLTVYPDSFRQFLEKDLIEGGCLTSLEAAGRLNWWCGGKNGSNRVLWPLATSGDGNCLLHAASLGMWGFHDRLLTLREALHNTLAKGEYRHALFRRWKWRQMDLNAAAGLSYTEAEWLTEWQTIVDMASPLFRNQTATSYQSLEEVHVLALAHALKRPIIVIAETMLKDAEGVALAPIPFGGVYLPLEVPPSRCHRTPLLLAYHSAHFSPLVIVDGSSDFDDRCSEGVSIPLVDPDTGQLLPVLFAVDPGPDWDWHEGSRDLTCRQDTMEILLREYLDCEYQNFTSEEIERLTDTDGSLSKTAKQLLGVAKQFGSIGKSVSKKLWPTTKRPKSPPATVAGLPTEGLLCIRIRSRRHQYVDQMLQNYLQCAHARYLQDHKVDETGSEMNYGAGKSKFYTASDRGSHASVNKLLPTNPNKDRTLYLSRSTFYKDQTSSEKPGPQRWNSNSLGAIVKECRNGQCQFFGSAENDYYCSQCWANRRYR